A window from Cryptomeria japonica chromosome 1, Sugi_1.0, whole genome shotgun sequence encodes these proteins:
- the LOC131030348 gene encoding aldehyde oxidase GLOX: protein MATKTMMLRIIIIIALCSVLLRDLPCSRGQAVKSGWWTLISANGGVSAMHMTTTHKGTVIMFDRTDYGQSQLPLDKGRCRDDNNDMALKHDCWAHSIEYNIASNKLRPLMVMTDTWCSAGSFAADGTLVSTGGYNDGYKAVRYFAPCQNSACDWDDSMPGRLADNRWYATSQILPDNRVIIVGGRGAFSYEFVPKRPGEGSYYLTFLSQTNFANEENNLYPFLHLSSDGNLFIFANKDSILLDYKTNRVVKTFPTMPGGARNYPASGSSAMLPLRASDGFRRVEILICGGAPDYGFNSANSGNFMDAIQSCGRMVITDPNPKWVMENMPAPRVMGDMLNLPNGEILIINGAFRGTAGWEVGRDPVFTPYLYRPNAVPGNRFSTLASSTIARMYHSTANVLPDGRILVGGSNPHAGYVLSGTTYPTELRLEAYSPYYLDRSYQAFRPTITGLSASFIRYGTKFIVQFTVPNYSPNNIEFHIYAPSFTTHAFSMNQRMLVLAADTPKRARGIYFVGLIAPPNSVAAPAGHYMLFVVNGGIPSVAEWIHLS from the coding sequence ATGGCAACGAAAACGATGATgctaagaataataataataattgcctTGTGTTCAGTGCTGTTAAGGGACCTGCCATGTTCGCGGGGTCAGGCTGTGAAGAGCGGGTGGTGGACGCTCATATCTGCAAATGGCGGCGTCTCAGCCATGCATATGACCACGACCCACAAAGGCACTGTCATTATGTTCGATCGCACAGACTACGGTCAATCTCAGCTACCTCTCGACAAGGGGCGTTGCAGAGATGATAATAACGACATGGCGCTAAAGCACGATTGCTGGGCGCACTCCATAGAATATAACATCGCTTCAAATAAGCTCAGGCCGCTCATGGTCATGACCGATACGTGGTGCTCCGCCGGTTCCTTTGCTGCGGACGGAACATTGGTTAGTACAGGCGGATACAATGATGGCTACAAGGCCGTCCGTTATTTCGCGCCCTGTCAAAATTCTGCCTGTGATTGGGACGACTCTATGCCCGGCAGACTCGCCGACAATCGATGGTATGCAACCAGTCAGATTCTGCCTGATAACAGAGTGATCATTGTTGGAGGCAGAGGAGCTTTTTCATACGAGTTCGTCCCGAAAAGACCCGGAGAAGGGTCTTATTATCTTACGTTTCTGTCGCAGACGAATTTTGCCAACGAGGAGAACAATCTCTACCCTTTTCTCCATCTCTCGTCTGATGGAAACCTTTTTATCTTTGCAAACAAGGATTCAATTCTACTTGATTACAAAACCAACCGTGTGGTGAAGACGTTTCCCACAATGCCCGGCGGGGCGAGGAATTATCCGGCGTCCGGTTCTTCCGCAATGCTGCCATTGAGAGCCTCCGATGGATTTCGAAGGGTTGAAATTCTCATCTGTGGAGGCGCTCCTGATTACGGCTTCAATTCTGCGAATTCCGGGAATTTTATGGATGCAATTCAGAGCTGCGGGAGGATGGTCATCACGGACCCGAACCCCAAATGGGTAATGGAAAATATGCCTGCTCCGAGAGTCATGGGCGACATGCTCAATCTACCAAATGGTGAAATTCTGATAATTAATGGAGCTTTCAGAGGAACCGCAGGGTGGGAAGTGGGAAGAGACCCGGTTTTTACTCCTTATCTTTATAGACCTAATGCAGTACCGGGAAACCGGTTTTCTACGTTGGCTTCCTCCACCATAGCCAGAATGTATCACTCCACTGCTAATGTTTTGCCTGATGGCAGGATCCTCGTCGGGGGATCGAATCCTCATGCAGGGTATGTTCTATCTGGAACTACTTATCCAACTGAACTTCGCCTTGAAGCTTACAGTCCCTATTATTTAGATCGTTCCTATCAGGCCTTTAGGCCCACCATAACCGGCTTATCTGCTTCTTTTATTCGATATGGAACAAAGTTTATTGTTCAGTTCACTGTTCCCAATTACAGTCCCAACAATATTGAGTTCCATATTTATGCCCCTTCTTTCACAACTCATGCTTTTTCAATGAACCAGAGAATGCTCGTTCTAGCAGCAGATACTCCCAAAAGAGCAAGAGGAATATACTTTGTGGGCCTGATAGCACCTCCAAATTCTGTGGCGGCGCCGGCGGGGCACTACATGTTGTTCGTGGTTAACGGTGGAATTCCAAGCGTGGCCGAATGGATTCATTTGTCTTAG